TCCTATTGGGTAGGAAAATCATATGAATTCGGATATGCAGATAATGCACCGAATAACGATGAGGCCTCCAATATCGATATTTCCTGGGCTGTAGACAGCAGTGGAAGGTATGTGAAACTTCCGGGTATCGATTTTATGAAAATATATACCGGAGTCAACCAGGAAGCCGGCTGGCTGGGTGAAGTTTCCACAGAAGTTGCGGGAGCGTATGATTTACATCTCAAATAATAATTCAACAATACAATTTATTTAATTTAATAGAAAATGAAAAAGTTTTATGTTTTTATCATACTTTTTCTGTTTGCATGTTTATCAAATGCACAGATAAAAGTTCAGGGTGTGCCCCGAAATGATATTTCAGGGATCAGTAAGCTGAATACCACTACGATCAGTTTTTCTGATATTCAGTATTGGGTAGGTTCAGGATCGAACCAGGCTGCTTTTGTGGTACAGTGGAATGACAGTAAGAATCCTGATGCTCTGGTATGGGGATTTAAATGGGATGGAAATGCCACAGGAGAAGATATGCTGAAAGCTATTGCCAAAGCAGATCACAGATTATTTACACTGCTTTATCAGGGAACGCAATTCGGATCAGCGGTCGGAGGAATAGGTTTTGACCTGAACGGGCAGAATACCAATGCACTGATCAAAAGCGGGAATACCACTTATCCCCTGTATCCGGTGAATGGTTTTGTAAATACAACGGCATATGATTTTGACAGCTACACAATTATGGATGCCGCAAATGATCACTGGCAATCCGGATGGACTGTCAACGGATACTGGTCTTACTGGGTAAAAAATCCTGCCGATGCAGATTTTGGATATTCTAATGTAGGGGCTTCTTCACGTACATTGGAAAATGGCTCATGGGATGTCTGGAATTTTAACGTCGGATTCAATGAAACTCCGGTTTCATCAACAATTACTCCGGTTTCCCCATATGTAACTGCCACCAACTTTACCAACGGATATTTTTTGGTGAATGAAGAATGGTTTGGCCATACCAACGGTTCTGTAAACTTCATCGACAATAATGGGCAGATCAATTACCGTGTATACAGCAATGTAAACAATAACCAGGCTTTCGGAGCAACCACGCAATATGGAACGATCTACGGAGACAAATTCTATTTTGTATCCAAACAGGCTGCTGACGGAGGAGATACCCAATATACCCCTGGTGGGAGATTGGTAGTTGCCAATGCTCAGACCATGCAGAAAATTGCTGGTTTCAACAATATTGGAGGTGGTGACGGAAGATCATTTGTAGGAGTGAACGAACATAAAGGATATATCGGTACTTCTACCGGAATCGTACTCTTTAATATCGACAATATGCAGGTAGGTACTCTGATTGCCGGAACAGGAGGCAGCGGTCAGATAGGAAATATGATCCGTACCTCACAATATGTATTTGCAGTAAAACAAAATGTGGGAATTTTGGTGATTAACCCCAATACGGATACTGTAGTAAGTACTATTGCCGGAGGTTTCTACTCCGTTGTTCAGGCTAAAGATGGAAGTGTCTGGGGAATTCAGGAACAGAAGCTTGTCAATATCAATCCCACTACTTTTGCCACACAGGAGTATAATATTCCTACCACCAAATATTTCGGAGATTGGGGTGCATGGAATGCAGGCAGGTTTACAGCAAGTAATAAAGAAAATGCTTTATACTGGATCAATTCAGTAAGCGCATGGGCTTCAGGATCACAGATTGTAAGATTTGATGTTACGGCTAAAACATTTAATGAAAACTTTGCCGCTATTCCGGGACAGACAGGTCAGTATAAGCAAATTCCTTATGGTGCGGCACTTCGTGTAAATCCTGCTACCGGAGAACTTGTTTTGAATACAACGGAAAGCGGATATGGGGCTCACTTTCAGAAAAACTGGATTCATACCTACAATATGTCAGGCACTCTTACCAACACCAAAGTTTTGAATGATTACTATTGGTTCCCTTCCATAGCAGTTTTTACCAATAATTCGGTTCCTGTTGTAAGCAATACTCTGCCTTCGCAGGTTACAGCCGGAAGTACTACAAGCATTGATTTGAAATCCATAGTTTCAGATGCAGATAATATGGAAATATCAGTTGTAAAATCGATCAGATCAAACAGCAATCCTGCGGTAGTTTCTGCTGTGATTAATACTGATGATGAACTGGTTCTGTCGCCACTTGCTTCAGGAACATCTGATATTGTGCTTAGCTTTAATTCAAATGGTAAGATTGTGGAGAAAACGCTTACCGTGAACAGTACGACATCTACTTTAGCTACTGCTGAAGTTAAAAAACTTGAATTCAGTATCTATCCGAATCCGGTTATCGATATACTTTATATCAAAACACAGGAGAAAATCCAGAACGTTTCCATTTATGATGCTTCAGGCAGAACAGTTAATGCACCGCTGAACAACGGCCAGGTCAATATGAGTATGCTGCCAAAAGGAATGTATATCCTGAAAGCGGTAACTGATAAAGCGGTATATCAGCAGAAACTGATTAAAAAATAATTATAAACACCACTTATCTTATTTTATATAGCCCCGGC
This portion of the Chryseobacterium arthrosphaerae genome encodes:
- a CDS encoding DUF5074 domain-containing protein, translated to MKKFYVFIILFLFACLSNAQIKVQGVPRNDISGISKLNTTTISFSDIQYWVGSGSNQAAFVVQWNDSKNPDALVWGFKWDGNATGEDMLKAIAKADHRLFTLLYQGTQFGSAVGGIGFDLNGQNTNALIKSGNTTYPLYPVNGFVNTTAYDFDSYTIMDAANDHWQSGWTVNGYWSYWVKNPADADFGYSNVGASSRTLENGSWDVWNFNVGFNETPVSSTITPVSPYVTATNFTNGYFLVNEEWFGHTNGSVNFIDNNGQINYRVYSNVNNNQAFGATTQYGTIYGDKFYFVSKQAADGGDTQYTPGGRLVVANAQTMQKIAGFNNIGGGDGRSFVGVNEHKGYIGTSTGIVLFNIDNMQVGTLIAGTGGSGQIGNMIRTSQYVFAVKQNVGILVINPNTDTVVSTIAGGFYSVVQAKDGSVWGIQEQKLVNINPTTFATQEYNIPTTKYFGDWGAWNAGRFTASNKENALYWINSVSAWASGSQIVRFDVTAKTFNENFAAIPGQTGQYKQIPYGAALRVNPATGELVLNTTESGYGAHFQKNWIHTYNMSGTLTNTKVLNDYYWFPSIAVFTNNSVPVVSNTLPSQVTAGSTTSIDLKSIVSDADNMEISVVKSIRSNSNPAVVSAVINTDDELVLSPLASGTSDIVLSFNSNGKIVEKTLTVNSTTSTLATAEVKKLEFSIYPNPVIDILYIKTQEKIQNVSIYDASGRTVNAPLNNGQVNMSMLPKGMYILKAVTDKAVYQQKLIKK